The Actinopolyspora erythraea genome has a segment encoding these proteins:
- a CDS encoding GGDEF domain-containing protein codes for MEQDDPLLAGQIPEQDRHVRLLLDSGLIEQCEAAFDDSVASAPNLVGSEWNRPIVLVHRAILAWRLGRISLALELAADAWTELDADKHRDPETAHALSMLGYLLEGHSAPALELLSRAVRIARDVGDANTLAHCLLREGMTLASRVLVSGISLERYLSEALERLDEVLALETEGSTHRRALAGSGRVLVELAEVDEAQRRATEAIVDAERSGDMFAQSIANWTLAEVHRRRSLLDLGRTMASRALHQAETIRETMLINRISTDLASICQRLGDHVGESAALRRAVRAGNETIHILQEGLGQALEQRRIAIHAQRKANAAEAAALRDPLTGLANRLGLERYAPGLLERSAARGGIPWLLLLDVDWFKDVNDGAGHSMGDAALREVASLLRAECRAEDLICRWAGDEFVVVLAAYSADSRAAGPAVAERIRAAVDGHDWRQVLGEIERRPTVSIGAAAGPARLDELFTAADVALYRAKHGGRNRVEVDDSERREPLPAE; via the coding sequence GTGGAACAGGACGATCCGCTGCTGGCGGGCCAGATACCCGAGCAAGACCGTCACGTGCGGCTACTGCTCGACTCCGGCCTGATCGAGCAGTGCGAGGCGGCCTTCGACGACTCGGTGGCCAGCGCACCGAACCTGGTCGGCAGCGAGTGGAACCGCCCCATCGTTCTCGTGCACCGGGCGATCCTCGCCTGGCGGTTGGGGCGGATATCGCTGGCCCTCGAACTGGCCGCCGACGCCTGGACCGAGCTCGACGCGGACAAGCACCGCGACCCGGAGACCGCCCACGCGCTGAGCATGCTGGGCTACCTGCTCGAAGGGCACAGCGCCCCGGCCCTCGAACTGCTCAGCAGAGCGGTGCGCATCGCGCGGGACGTCGGGGATGCGAACACGCTCGCGCACTGCCTGCTGCGCGAGGGGATGACCCTGGCGTCGCGGGTGCTCGTCTCGGGGATCTCGCTGGAGCGCTACCTCTCCGAGGCGCTGGAGCGGCTGGACGAGGTGCTGGCCCTGGAGACCGAGGGCTCGACGCACCGGCGGGCGCTGGCGGGCAGCGGACGGGTTCTGGTGGAGCTGGCCGAGGTCGACGAGGCACAGCGGCGCGCCACCGAAGCGATCGTGGACGCCGAGAGATCCGGGGACATGTTCGCCCAGTCCATCGCCAACTGGACGCTGGCCGAGGTGCACAGGCGGCGGAGCCTGCTCGACCTCGGGAGAACGATGGCCAGCCGGGCCCTGCACCAGGCGGAAACGATCAGGGAAACCATGCTGATCAACCGCATCTCCACCGACCTGGCCTCGATCTGCCAGCGTCTCGGTGATCACGTCGGTGAGTCGGCGGCGCTGCGCAGGGCGGTGCGCGCCGGCAACGAGACCATCCACATCCTGCAGGAAGGGCTCGGACAGGCACTCGAACAGCGCCGCATCGCGATACACGCGCAGCGCAAGGCGAACGCGGCCGAGGCGGCCGCGCTGCGCGATCCGCTCACCGGGCTGGCCAACCGGCTGGGGCTGGAGCGCTACGCACCGGGCCTGCTGGAGCGCAGCGCCGCACGAGGCGGCATACCGTGGCTGCTGTTGCTGGACGTGGACTGGTTCAAGGACGTCAACGACGGCGCGGGGCACTCGATGGGTGACGCCGCGCTGCGCGAGGTGGCCTCGCTGCTGCGGGCCGAGTGCCGCGCCGAGGACCTGATCTGTCGTTGGGCGGGTGACGAGTTCGTGGTGGTGCTGGCCGCCTACTCGGCGGATTCGCGGGCTGCCGGTCCGGCCGTGGCCGAACGCATCCGGGCGGCGGTGGACGGGCACGACTGGCGGCAGGTCCTCGGCGAGATCGAGCGCCGCCCCACGGTCAGCATCGGTGCCGCCGCGGGGCCCGCCCGGCTGGACGAGCTGTTCACGGCGGCGGACGTAGCGCTCTACCGCGCGAAGCACGGTGGTCGCAACCGGGTGGAGGTCGACGACTCGGAGCGCCGCGAGCCGCTGCCCGCCGAGTGA
- a CDS encoding non-ribosomal peptide synthetase family protein: MTSRIETAAEKPPADWNETATDYPKNTPIHRLFEQQVRTRPEAPAVNSGAEALRYCELDGSANALAHELVSHGVRAGELVGVLIKSSAEAVAAILATLKTGAGYVPLDPDDPDHRLHGMCEQAGIRVVLTTESLRCRVSDDRTVVTARLDTFSPAPPEEEAETSGSDPAYVMFTSGSSGTPKAVIVPHRGITRLVRGTDHLVLGPEDTVLSTTNLCFDISCWEIFGALLNGSRLLFVDTETLLAPNALAELIESERASVLILSTGVFHEVAPKRPDMFGSLRFLALGGEAMNPNVARSVLAHGPPGQFLNGYGPTENTVMSTAYDVAELDADAETVPIGRPISNSTAHVLRPNLEPADIGEEGELCVGGDGVALGYHGAPELTRQRFVPDPFSEVPGARLYRTGDRARWRPDGVLEYLGRQDRQVKISGFRVELGEIESVLGAHPEVDQAVVETRVSDSGDRRVLAWVSSERSGASPGFAERVREYARDRLPEFMVPEAIRPVGTFPLNHSGKVDRSRLPEIDRQPTEVRNRPATETEQSVAAIWCELLGLPAVDREDDFFALGGRSLHATRMVALLEEEWKIPASRGRFLIRCLLASPTLREFAEKIEESISTTGSPANETVDFWAETRLDPELRFDAPVVENPNDPGTVLLTGATGFLGAYLLDRLVRRTRATVLCLTRAEDDQQALTRIAANMRRYGLSFEEVAHRVVPLPGDLARSGLGVGSRFDELAERVDLVVHNGSHVNFVFPYSSMRATNVGGSREVLRLATTSRLKPVHYVSSITTIAGNGVAGIRHVPEDAPPAHPDKLSMGYQATKWVSEWLFRQASEHGLPVSIHRPHEITGTTGEGIWNTDTLICALFRTIAETGLAPDVALPLDFVPVDVAAETLVHLITHEPPRGHAYHLTNPHGAHLGLLVERLRVRGYPVRKLDYGQWVTEMIRLVSKDPERPLTPYIPIFTDAANTGDMTVKEMYFAGTFPTFGRQNLVRGLADSGLVIPPVDERLLDLYLDYFERCGFLDPTSKGA, encoded by the coding sequence GCCACGCTGAAAACCGGAGCTGGCTATGTCCCCCTGGATCCGGACGACCCGGACCACAGACTGCACGGGATGTGCGAGCAGGCCGGCATCCGCGTGGTGCTGACCACCGAATCCCTGCGCTGCCGGGTGAGTGACGACCGCACCGTCGTGACGGCACGACTGGACACCTTCTCCCCCGCTCCCCCCGAGGAGGAAGCGGAGACCTCCGGTTCCGATCCGGCCTACGTGATGTTCACCTCTGGGTCCTCGGGGACCCCCAAGGCGGTGATCGTTCCCCACCGGGGGATCACGCGGCTGGTGCGGGGAACAGACCACCTGGTTCTCGGCCCCGAGGACACGGTGCTGTCCACGACCAACCTGTGCTTCGACATCTCCTGTTGGGAGATCTTCGGCGCTCTGCTCAACGGATCCCGGCTGTTGTTCGTCGACACCGAGACCCTGCTCGCGCCCAACGCCCTGGCCGAACTCATCGAGTCCGAGCGGGCGAGCGTGCTGATCCTGAGCACGGGAGTGTTTCACGAAGTGGCCCCCAAGCGCCCGGACATGTTCGGATCGCTGCGTTTCCTGGCGCTCGGTGGGGAGGCGATGAATCCCAACGTCGCCCGGAGCGTACTCGCCCACGGCCCGCCCGGCCAGTTCCTCAACGGCTACGGCCCCACCGAGAACACGGTCATGTCCACCGCCTACGATGTCGCGGAACTGGACGCGGACGCCGAGACCGTGCCGATCGGGCGTCCGATCAGCAACTCCACCGCCCACGTGCTGCGCCCGAACTTGGAACCGGCCGACATCGGCGAGGAGGGCGAACTGTGTGTCGGCGGTGACGGAGTGGCCCTCGGCTACCACGGGGCACCCGAACTCACCCGGCAACGGTTCGTCCCAGACCCCTTCTCAGAGGTCCCCGGAGCGCGGCTGTACCGCACCGGGGACCGGGCACGTTGGCGCCCCGACGGGGTGCTCGAGTACCTGGGACGCCAGGACCGACAGGTGAAGATCAGCGGGTTCCGCGTGGAACTGGGCGAGATTGAGTCCGTACTGGGAGCTCATCCCGAGGTGGACCAGGCCGTGGTCGAAACCCGCGTCTCCGATTCCGGGGACCGGCGTGTGCTCGCGTGGGTCTCCTCCGAACGCAGTGGCGCGAGTCCGGGTTTCGCCGAGCGGGTACGGGAGTACGCACGCGACCGCCTTCCCGAGTTCATGGTTCCGGAGGCGATCCGGCCGGTGGGGACCTTCCCACTCAACCACAGCGGCAAGGTGGACAGGTCCCGACTGCCCGAGATCGACAGGCAACCGACGGAGGTGCGCAACCGGCCCGCGACGGAGACGGAACAGAGCGTGGCCGCGATCTGGTGCGAGCTGCTCGGGCTGCCCGCCGTCGACCGCGAAGATGACTTCTTCGCCCTGGGGGGACGTTCCCTGCACGCCACCCGGATGGTGGCACTCCTGGAAGAGGAGTGGAAGATCCCCGCCTCGCGCGGACGGTTCCTGATCCGCTGCCTGTTGGCCTCACCCACGCTGCGTGAGTTCGCCGAGAAGATCGAGGAGTCCATCTCCACGACGGGCTCCCCGGCCAACGAGACCGTGGACTTCTGGGCGGAGACGCGGCTGGACCCGGAACTGCGGTTCGACGCCCCCGTCGTGGAGAACCCGAACGACCCCGGGACGGTGCTGCTCACCGGAGCCACCGGCTTCCTGGGGGCGTACCTGCTCGACCGGCTCGTTCGTCGCACGCGCGCCACGGTGCTGTGCCTGACCCGGGCCGAGGACGACCAACAGGCGCTGACCAGGATCGCGGCCAACATGCGGCGTTACGGACTGTCCTTCGAGGAGGTAGCCCATCGGGTCGTTCCCTTACCCGGGGATCTCGCCCGGTCCGGTCTCGGGGTCGGGAGCCGTTTCGACGAGCTCGCCGAACGGGTCGATCTCGTGGTGCACAACGGCTCGCACGTCAACTTCGTGTTCCCGTACTCGAGCATGCGCGCGACCAACGTCGGAGGCAGCCGCGAAGTCCTGAGGCTGGCCACCACCTCCAGGCTCAAACCCGTTCACTACGTCTCGTCGATCACCACTATCGCCGGCAACGGCGTGGCCGGGATCCGTCACGTCCCCGAGGATGCCCCGCCCGCCCATCCGGACAAGCTGTCCATGGGATACCAGGCGACGAAATGGGTTTCCGAGTGGCTCTTCCGGCAGGCCTCCGAACACGGGCTGCCGGTGAGCATCCACCGTCCCCACGAGATCACGGGAACCACCGGGGAGGGGATCTGGAACACCGACACGCTGATATGCGCGCTGTTTCGCACCATCGCCGAGACCGGTCTCGCTCCGGACGTGGCGCTGCCGCTGGACTTCGTTCCCGTGGACGTGGCGGCCGAAACGCTGGTGCATCTGATCACCCACGAGCCGCCCCGGGGACACGCCTACCACCTGACCAATCCCCACGGCGCCCATCTCGGGCTGCTGGTGGAGCGGCTGCGGGTACGGGGATACCCGGTGCGGAAGCTGGACTACGGGCAGTGGGTGACCGAAATGATCCGGTTGGTCTCCAAGGATCCCGAGCGCCCACTGACCCCGTACATTCCCATTTTCACCGACGCGGCCAACACCGGCGACATGACGGTCAAGGAGATGTACTTCGCCGGGACCTTCCCCACCTTCGGACGGCAGAATCTCGTCCGCGGGCTGGCCGACTCCGGGCTGGTCATCCCGCCCGTCGACGAGCGGCTGCTCGACCTGTACCTCGACTACTTCGAACGCTGCGGCTTCCTCGACCCCACCTCGAAGGGCGCCTGA
- a CDS encoding SAM-dependent methyltransferase has product MSEETARIEPVVIRAESTDPQQERLVNAYEYDVDTWRKVLGHNLLFEWGVYDHPASPRPVSLDEAGARFFDRQLELAERNASNPLDPRRILDLGCGWGYCLRRLAQWFPRCPRLEGVNISRSQLEHCGSLLAEHGLKQRTNLYLCNARDLRLLPDADVGHDLVVMRGVATHFPPELYERSVAALADRVVPGGALVISDTLYDNAADSTAAITEDENDPFELRHRKSPEYFVRVLRENGFAIRDMRVLPSNTDVAHWLLELRSNIETHFPEGVTGALEEIRVAAVHLSVMMLCGQAGAYSILAERAE; this is encoded by the coding sequence ATGTCCGAGGAGACAGCGAGGATCGAACCCGTCGTGATCCGAGCGGAGAGCACGGATCCGCAGCAGGAACGACTCGTCAACGCCTACGAGTACGACGTCGACACCTGGCGCAAGGTGCTCGGGCACAACCTTCTCTTCGAATGGGGTGTGTACGACCATCCGGCCTCTCCCCGGCCGGTTTCACTGGACGAGGCGGGAGCCCGCTTCTTCGACCGTCAGCTCGAACTGGCCGAGCGGAACGCCTCTAACCCCCTGGACCCGCGAAGGATTCTCGATCTCGGGTGCGGCTGGGGATACTGCCTGCGCCGGCTGGCCCAGTGGTTCCCGAGATGCCCGCGCCTGGAGGGGGTGAACATCAGTCGCAGCCAGCTGGAGCACTGTGGATCTCTGCTGGCCGAACACGGCCTGAAGCAGCGCACTAACCTGTACCTGTGCAACGCACGTGACCTCCGCTTGTTGCCGGACGCCGACGTCGGCCACGACCTGGTGGTGATGCGCGGGGTGGCCACTCACTTTCCTCCCGAGCTCTACGAGAGGTCGGTGGCCGCGTTGGCCGACCGGGTCGTCCCAGGAGGGGCGTTGGTCATATCCGACACGCTCTACGACAACGCCGCCGATTCGACGGCGGCGATCACCGAAGACGAGAACGATCCTTTCGAACTGCGGCACCGGAAGAGCCCCGAGTACTTCGTCCGCGTGTTGCGGGAAAACGGTTTCGCGATCCGTGACATGCGAGTGCTGCCGTCCAACACCGACGTCGCCCACTGGCTGCTGGAACTGCGTTCCAACATCGAGACCCATTTTCCCGAAGGAGTAACGGGGGCCCTGGAGGAAATCCGGGTGGCGGCCGTCCACCTGTCGGTCATGATGTTGTGTGGGCAGGCGGGCGCCTACAGCATCCTCGCGGAGCGGGCGGAGTGA
- the bluB gene encoding 5,6-dimethylbenzimidazole synthase, translating to MTTADRSDRTDSSRPMSDLYDVINRRRDVRSEFTGEEIDPDTLYRVLGAAHSAPSVGLSQPWDFVLVRDEATRRAFREHVLAERNVFAAELSGERAKTFSKIKVEGIVESSLGITVTYDPDRGSPAVLGRHAIADAGLYSVCLAIQNLWLAATAEGLGVGWVSFYREDFLRRLLDIPSGVRPVAWLCVGPVRELAETPDLERHGWRSRLRLEDVVHDGKYRHDFTR from the coding sequence ATGACAACCGCCGACCGATCCGACCGCACCGACAGCTCGCGGCCGATGTCCGACCTCTACGACGTGATCAACCGGCGACGCGATGTGCGCTCCGAGTTCACCGGCGAGGAGATCGACCCCGATACGCTGTACCGCGTGCTGGGCGCCGCGCACAGCGCCCCCAGCGTGGGCCTCTCCCAGCCGTGGGACTTCGTCCTGGTGCGCGACGAGGCGACCCGCCGTGCCTTCCGCGAACACGTGCTGGCCGAGCGCAACGTGTTCGCCGCGGAGCTGAGCGGGGAGCGCGCCAAGACGTTCTCCAAGATCAAGGTCGAGGGCATCGTGGAGTCCTCCCTCGGCATCACGGTCACCTACGACCCGGACCGGGGCTCGCCCGCGGTGCTCGGCAGGCACGCGATCGCCGACGCCGGGCTGTACTCGGTGTGCCTGGCGATCCAGAACCTCTGGCTGGCCGCGACGGCGGAAGGGCTCGGCGTGGGCTGGGTGAGCTTCTACCGGGAGGACTTCCTGCGCAGGCTGCTGGACATCCCCTCCGGAGTGCGGCCGGTCGCCTGGCTGTGCGTGGGACCGGTGCGCGAACTCGCCGAGACCCCCGACCTGGAACGGCACGGCTGGCGCAGCAGGCTCCGCCTGGAGGATGTTGTACACGACGGCAAGTACCGGCACGATTTCACCCGGTAG
- a CDS encoding tetratricopeptide repeat protein, translating to MTNEYRGDAHNVVQAGQVGGFEQHLHFHGPGTAPPERFPERPVSVPAEPVLLVDRQCERDRLHRALGNSSHANGSSGATLIALCGLSGIGKSTLARSFSWQVHERFEDGFCYIDCHARPDAGHGELARSCLRRIGIADQDIPALDKDAVQLLRDRTRGRRMGFVFDGLVRPHQLRELKLAAPESMILFTSQHRAAEFPSTEVSSIDLDRLSHEHAVELLARITETDLDATDPDVVRLVERCGRTPLALEFVGRKIRRLAHWTPRRAADWLADPEHGLQVLHDNPEVRDTLELAVTDLPADQAVLYRLLGVSPCLTFETGAVAALLDTDHEEAEDLLHELRAANLVRGPDNGRFHLHDLVRVHAGERAEDLDGESSEAAHRRLVTHYRRLGAHADRAVMEPSRMRVAGDEDLVLGEDNPFTKPGALRWLEAEFPNILALVHDARHRGDDETVLALCDGALWTLHNHHKHYEETLRAFEVATGAADRLGDPVALARTRILRTRVLMECHRFAEAHEQADRAREAAASAGHRQVLASAYEFHGRVYLEQRDYESATELFRSAWEISEQLGKPRGMALVEHFTAQAHSGLGEQEKALEYLETAAARLADFPNDWRTSAKVKVTTGVVLRRMGRHRQAVERLELAIAELSAHRCEEHDEKLLFELASPFEELARSLRELGEGERAEKCLREAAAIYERAGSPKAERVRAELD from the coding sequence ATGACCAACGAGTACCGCGGCGACGCCCACAACGTCGTGCAGGCGGGGCAGGTGGGCGGCTTCGAGCAGCACCTGCACTTCCACGGGCCGGGCACGGCCCCTCCCGAACGTTTTCCCGAACGTCCGGTGAGCGTTCCCGCCGAACCCGTGCTGCTGGTCGACCGGCAGTGCGAGCGCGACAGGCTGCACCGCGCCCTCGGGAACTCCTCGCACGCGAACGGCTCGTCGGGCGCCACGCTCATAGCCCTGTGCGGTCTCAGCGGCATCGGCAAGAGCACGCTCGCGCGGAGCTTCTCCTGGCAGGTGCACGAGCGGTTCGAGGACGGCTTCTGCTACATCGACTGCCACGCCCGCCCCGACGCCGGCCACGGCGAACTCGCACGATCGTGCCTGCGCAGGATCGGCATCGCCGATCAGGACATCCCTGCCCTGGACAAGGACGCGGTGCAGCTGCTGCGGGACCGTACCCGTGGTCGCAGGATGGGCTTCGTCTTCGACGGCCTGGTGCGTCCACACCAGCTGCGCGAGCTCAAGCTCGCTGCCCCGGAGAGCATGATCCTGTTCACCAGCCAGCACCGCGCGGCCGAGTTCCCCTCCACCGAGGTGAGCTCGATCGACCTCGACCGGCTCTCCCACGAGCACGCGGTCGAGCTGCTCGCCCGCATCACGGAGACGGACCTCGACGCGACGGATCCGGACGTGGTGCGGCTCGTCGAGCGCTGCGGCCGCACCCCGCTGGCGCTGGAGTTCGTGGGGAGGAAGATCCGCAGGCTCGCGCACTGGACCCCGCGCCGCGCCGCCGACTGGCTCGCCGACCCCGAGCACGGACTCCAGGTCCTGCACGACAACCCCGAGGTTCGCGACACCCTGGAGCTCGCCGTCACCGATCTGCCCGCCGACCAGGCCGTGCTCTACCGGTTGCTCGGGGTGAGCCCCTGTCTCACCTTCGAGACCGGGGCGGTCGCCGCGCTGCTCGACACCGATCACGAGGAGGCCGAGGACCTGCTCCACGAGCTGCGTGCCGCCAACCTGGTGCGGGGGCCGGACAACGGCCGTTTCCACCTGCACGACCTGGTGCGCGTCCACGCCGGCGAACGCGCGGAGGACCTCGACGGCGAGAGCTCCGAGGCGGCGCACCGGCGGCTGGTCACCCACTACCGCCGCCTGGGCGCCCACGCCGACCGGGCCGTGATGGAACCGAGCAGAATGCGGGTGGCCGGTGACGAGGACCTCGTGCTCGGCGAGGACAACCCGTTCACGAAGCCGGGCGCGCTGCGCTGGCTGGAAGCCGAGTTCCCGAACATCCTCGCGCTGGTCCACGACGCGCGTCACCGCGGTGACGACGAAACGGTCCTCGCGCTCTGCGACGGTGCGCTGTGGACGCTGCACAACCATCACAAGCACTACGAGGAGACGCTGCGGGCCTTCGAGGTGGCGACCGGGGCGGCGGACCGGCTGGGCGATCCGGTGGCGCTGGCGAGGACGCGGATCCTGCGCACCAGGGTGCTGATGGAGTGCCACCGCTTCGCCGAGGCCCACGAACAGGCCGACCGAGCGCGGGAGGCGGCCGCGAGCGCGGGCCACCGCCAGGTGCTCGCCTCGGCCTACGAGTTCCACGGGCGGGTCTATCTGGAGCAGCGGGACTACGAGTCCGCGACGGAGCTGTTCCGCTCCGCGTGGGAGATCAGCGAGCAACTGGGCAAACCCAGGGGCATGGCCCTGGTGGAGCACTTCACCGCCCAGGCCCACAGCGGACTCGGCGAGCAGGAGAAGGCTCTGGAGTACCTGGAGACCGCGGCGGCACGGCTGGCGGACTTCCCGAACGACTGGCGTACCTCCGCCAAGGTGAAGGTGACCACCGGAGTCGTGCTGCGGCGCATGGGACGGCACCGGCAGGCCGTCGAACGACTCGAACTGGCGATCGCGGAACTGAGCGCTCACCGCTGCGAGGAGCACGACGAGAAACTGCTGTTCGAACTGGCCTCGCCGTTCGAGGAGCTGGCCCGGTCGCTGCGTGAACTCGGCGAGGGGGAGCGGGCCGAGAAGTGCCTGCGGGAGGCCGCCGCGATCTACGAACGGGCGGGCAGCCCGAAAGCCGAGCGTGTCCGCGCCGAACTGGACTGA
- a CDS encoding anti-sigma factor domain-containing protein produces the protein MSQVDEKRHPRSNVTVSQVLEQWLEVARHEDSTRERYQDLIRLYIEPIFGATAAARIDAELLERCYARLRDCKDLCGGKRAKDHECTPLAANTVRKMHFIFRSAFDRAVRWRYLSVNQAEIAQRPSFERSEPDPPSAAEAASLLREASEDPQWCLLLWLTMVTGCRRGELCALRWGDVDLTAGMLSIERSYSKTRERAREKSTKTRQRPRHRMTLAVAGHRHRVDRDRSPGRSPARPPVFGEWRDTQRQLAEVTRQDERIDRLDTATRGLRLLRALPTHAWSGAPRGRTEPRSWYPSGGAAWPSSVRTWPSRRTGRINCGSWTRGRPVSAGVFEPAVGMVESSVVSRTPEGAERMAVTVEPEGGSARPTTEPVMVLDMPV, from the coding sequence TTGAGCCAGGTCGACGAGAAGCGGCACCCGCGCAGCAACGTCACGGTCTCGCAGGTGCTGGAGCAGTGGCTGGAGGTCGCCCGGCACGAGGACAGCACCCGCGAGCGCTACCAGGACCTGATCCGGCTCTACATCGAACCGATCTTCGGCGCCACGGCCGCGGCGAGAATCGACGCCGAACTGCTGGAGCGCTGCTACGCCCGGCTGCGGGACTGCAAGGACCTGTGCGGCGGGAAACGCGCGAAAGACCACGAGTGCACACCATTGGCCGCGAACACCGTGCGCAAGATGCACTTCATCTTCCGCTCCGCCTTCGACCGGGCGGTGCGCTGGCGCTACCTGTCGGTCAACCAGGCCGAAATCGCCCAGCGGCCGTCGTTCGAACGCAGCGAACCCGACCCGCCGTCGGCCGCCGAGGCCGCGAGTCTGCTGCGCGAGGCGTCGGAGGATCCACAGTGGTGTCTGCTGCTGTGGCTGACCATGGTCACCGGGTGCCGCAGGGGTGAGCTGTGCGCGCTGCGGTGGGGCGATGTGGACCTCACGGCAGGGATGCTGTCCATCGAGCGCAGCTACTCCAAGACGCGCGAACGTGCCCGGGAGAAAAGCACCAAAACGAGACAGCGCCCGCGCCACCGAATGACGCTCGCGGTAGCGGGCCACCGCCATCGGGTTGATCGCGATCGATCGCCCGGCCGGTCTCCAGCAAGGCCGCCTGTTTTCGGGGAGTGGCGTGACACCCAGCGGCAGCTCGCCGAAGTCACACGCCAGGACGAGCGGATCGATCGCCTCGACACTGCCACGCGGGGGCTGCGGCTGCTGCGGGCTCTCCCGACACACGCGTGGTCCGGAGCTCCGAGAGGAAGAACCGAGCCGCGGTCGTGGTATCCGAGCGGAGGGGCGGCGTGGCCTTCCTCGGTCCGGACATGGCCGAGCCGCCGAACAGGGCGTATCAACTGTGGTTCCTGGACAAGGGGGAGACCGGTGTCGGCGGGAGTGTTCGAACCGGCAGTGGGAATGGTGGAGTCCAGTGTCGTCAGCCGGACACCGGAAGGAGCCGAGCGCATGGCGGTCACCGTCGAGCCCGAGGGCGGTTCGGCACGGCCCACCACGGAACCGGTGATGGTTCTCGACATGCCGGTCTGA
- a CDS encoding response regulator transcription factor, protein MRILVVDDDRAVRESLRRSLEFNGYQVELASDGRQALDSLAAARPDAMVLDVMMPKVDGLEVARRLRGTGDDLPILVLTAREAVSDRVAGLDAGADDYLPKPFALEELLARLRALLRRASPPDPEADTPESLRFADLELDPGTREVRRGSREISLTRTEFALLELLMAHPKQVLTRSRLLEDVWGYDFPTTGNALEVYIGYLRRKTEASGEPRLIHTVRGVGYVLRETPP, encoded by the coding sequence ATGCGCATACTCGTCGTCGACGACGACCGTGCCGTTCGGGAATCGTTGCGGAGATCTCTCGAATTCAACGGTTACCAGGTGGAGCTGGCCTCGGACGGTCGGCAGGCCCTGGACTCGCTCGCCGCCGCACGACCGGATGCGATGGTCCTCGACGTCATGATGCCCAAGGTGGACGGCCTGGAGGTCGCGCGCAGGCTGCGGGGGACCGGTGACGACCTGCCGATCCTGGTGCTCACCGCGCGCGAGGCCGTTTCGGACCGGGTGGCCGGGCTGGACGCGGGTGCCGACGACTACCTGCCCAAGCCCTTCGCGCTGGAGGAGCTGCTGGCTCGGCTGCGGGCACTGTTGCGCAGGGCGAGCCCGCCCGACCCCGAGGCGGACACGCCGGAGTCGCTGCGGTTCGCCGATCTGGAGCTGGACCCCGGTACCAGGGAGGTGCGCAGGGGAAGCCGTGAGATCAGCCTGACGCGTACCGAGTTCGCACTGCTCGAACTGCTCATGGCCCACCCCAAGCAGGTGCTCACTCGCAGCCGGTTGTTGGAGGACGTCTGGGGCTACGATTTCCCGACGACGGGCAACGCCCTGGAGGTCTACATCGGTTACCTGCGGCGCAAGACCGAGGCCTCGGGTGAGCCGCGTCTGATCCACACCGTCCGAGGAGTCGGATACGTACTTCGGGAGACTCCACCGTGA
- a CDS encoding FAD-dependent oxidoreductase — MGEHGTGLDWEVRLDEMLDSLGTAQRTRPLLYALPAALFGCDPREAGNLSARAATAAFLGGQHSDHAPVTENVRGGLESLAWSLATDLHLARIRPDTGVVRVRENGSDYELVDTTGEVTRVEAVVFAVPPPVTAEIAGSLDGLRELGTTLTAFPYRQVDYALHRDPVGMPDRREHWSTNNLTLGEGYSETTVWYGPVHGVDVFRSQVSRRARQPTKVLARESFRQLLPTTEVVRAQRRLGGCAADEEGHGGPERRSAGLFQ, encoded by the coding sequence GTGGGAGAGCACGGGACGGGACTGGACTGGGAGGTCCGGCTCGACGAGATGCTGGACTCGCTCGGCACGGCCCAACGGACCCGTCCCTTGCTGTACGCGTTGCCCGCCGCGCTGTTCGGCTGTGACCCGCGCGAGGCGGGAAACCTGTCTGCCCGTGCGGCCACGGCGGCCTTCCTCGGTGGCCAGCACAGTGACCACGCCCCGGTCACGGAGAACGTGCGCGGTGGCCTGGAGAGTCTGGCGTGGTCGCTGGCCACTGATCTCCACTTGGCGCGGATCCGTCCGGATACCGGAGTGGTGCGGGTGCGGGAGAACGGGTCCGACTACGAGCTGGTCGACACTACCGGGGAGGTCACCCGGGTCGAGGCTGTCGTATTCGCCGTTCCCCCGCCCGTGACGGCGGAGATCGCCGGTTCGCTCGACGGGCTCCGGGAGCTCGGGACGACGTTGACCGCTTTCCCGTACCGGCAGGTCGACTACGCCCTGCACCGGGATCCGGTGGGAATGCCCGACAGGCGCGAACACTGGTCGACGAACAACCTCACCCTCGGCGAGGGATACAGCGAAACGACCGTGTGGTACGGGCCCGTGCACGGTGTCGACGTTTTCCGCAGCCAGGTGAGCAGACGCGCCCGACAGCCGACCAAGGTCCTGGCTCGGGAGAGTTTCCGGCAGCTGCTTCCCACCACCGAAGTGGTCCGGGCGCAGCGGCGGCTCGGCGGGTGCGCTGCGGATGAGGAAGGCCACGGCGGCCCGGAACGACGGAGCGCGGGCCTGTTTCAGTGA